A window of Selenomonas ruminantium subsp. lactilytica TAM6421 contains these coding sequences:
- a CDS encoding multidrug effflux MFS transporter, whose amino-acid sequence MAMSKGKQIWLTVFLGLMTAMAPLATDMYLPALPTVQVDLGISASLAQMTLTMTMLGMALGQIFAGPISDRYGRKWPLAAGMVIFTLSTVGCVWAQDIMVFLFFRFVSGFAGASGIVIAKAIARDVCQGPELTKFFAMLMMVNGLAPIIAPVIGGQILLFTSWRGVFVVLVAVGIFQLIATLIYKETLPADKRLKGLKDSFAKFPMLLQNRYFLGHCLVQCFVFGAFFSYLAGSSFVFQNIFHVSPQMFSLIFGGIGAGLMLAGALPARLAGRVEDVKMLHVSLMVPLIGSVLLLLAFAAGAGMAVILLVLFLTITPLSVVGAASFSLALSRQGKNAGSASALIGFFSMILGGCMMPLVGIAGENTAIPMCVIMIIGYGLGYAVFKLMIEPEHRDV is encoded by the coding sequence ATGGCAATGTCTAAAGGAAAACAGATCTGGCTGACCGTGTTTTTGGGATTGATGACAGCCATGGCACCGCTGGCTACGGATATGTATCTGCCGGCGCTGCCTACGGTGCAGGTGGATCTGGGGATTTCGGCATCCCTAGCGCAGATGACGCTGACCATGACCATGCTGGGCATGGCTTTGGGGCAGATATTTGCCGGGCCCATCAGTGACCGTTACGGGCGCAAGTGGCCCTTGGCGGCAGGTATGGTGATTTTTACGCTGTCCACAGTGGGCTGCGTTTGGGCGCAGGATATTATGGTATTCCTGTTCTTCCGCTTTGTCTCGGGCTTTGCCGGGGCCAGCGGCATCGTGATCGCCAAGGCCATTGCCCGGGATGTGTGTCAGGGGCCGGAACTCACGAAGTTCTTTGCCATGCTCATGATGGTCAATGGACTGGCGCCGATTATCGCGCCGGTGATTGGCGGGCAGATCCTCTTGTTCACGAGCTGGCGCGGCGTGTTTGTGGTCCTGGTGGCCGTGGGTATTTTCCAGCTTATCGCCACGCTCATCTATAAGGAAACTTTGCCGGCAGATAAACGGCTCAAGGGACTCAAGGATTCCTTTGCCAAGTTCCCCATGCTGCTTCAGAATCGGTATTTCCTGGGGCACTGTCTGGTGCAGTGCTTTGTATTCGGGGCCTTCTTTTCGTATCTTGCCGGTTCGTCCTTTGTGTTTCAAAATATCTTCCATGTATCGCCGCAGATGTTCAGCCTGATCTTCGGTGGCATCGGGGCCGGGCTGATGCTTGCAGGTGCTTTGCCTGCGCGGCTGGCCGGGCGCGTGGAAGATGTGAAGATGCTGCATGTATCGCTTATGGTGCCCTTGATTGGTTCTGTGCTGTTGCTGCTGGCTTTTGCTGCGGGAGCCGGTATGGCGGTTATCCTGCTGGTGCTCTTCCTGACCATCACGCCGTTGTCGGTAGTGGGTGCAGCCAGCTTTTCTTTGGCGCTCTCGCGGCAGGGGAAGAATGCGGGCAGTGCCAGTGCTCTGATTGGCTTCTTCTCCATGATCTTAGGCGGCTGTATGATGCCTTTGGTCGGGATTGCCGGGGAAAATACGGCCATTCCCATGTGTGTGATCATGATTATTGGTTATGGCCTGGGTTATGCGGTATTTAAACTGATGATTGAACCAGAACATAGGGATGTGTAA
- a CDS encoding Cof-type HAD-IIB family hydrolase: MEYKMIALDLDGTLNNDEKIITPRTREALMSVQEQGVIVALVSGRQAPGLQREADALHLEDYHGLRISYNGGRIQDATTGKILFDSAIDNETAVSFLRHLEAWPELSPIVDDGKYIYTTDASRHKVMDECRNNNMQVKIVDNIADAVDFAPVKILTAAPNDILVSHLADIRRGFEDKLSFVQSAPWFYEATMKGVSKSSALEQACERLGIAQSEVMAFGDAQNDMSMLDFAGYGVAMGNACDELKAMADEITATNNEDGIAVTLARHFDI; encoded by the coding sequence ATGGAATATAAGATGATTGCTTTGGATTTGGATGGTACGCTCAATAATGATGAGAAAATCATTACGCCGCGTACCCGTGAGGCGCTAATGTCGGTACAGGAACAGGGCGTGATCGTGGCGCTGGTCTCGGGCCGTCAGGCACCGGGCCTGCAGCGGGAAGCGGATGCCCTGCATCTGGAAGATTATCATGGCCTGCGTATTTCCTACAATGGCGGCCGTATTCAGGATGCCACCACGGGCAAGATCCTCTTTGATAGTGCGATTGACAATGAGACGGCGGTATCTTTCCTGCGCCATCTGGAAGCATGGCCAGAACTTTCTCCGATCGTGGATGACGGCAAGTACATCTATACTACCGATGCCAGCCGTCATAAGGTCATGGATGAATGCCGCAATAACAATATGCAGGTGAAGATTGTGGACAATATCGCTGATGCGGTGGATTTTGCTCCGGTCAAAATTCTGACGGCAGCCCCCAATGATATTCTGGTGTCCCATCTGGCGGATATCCGCCGGGGCTTTGAGGACAAGCTGTCCTTTGTGCAGTCGGCTCCTTGGTTCTATGAGGCTACCATGAAGGGCGTGAGCAAGTCCAGCGCCTTGGAACAGGCCTGTGAGCGGCTGGGGATTGCCCAGTCCGAAGTCATGGCCTTCGGCGATGCTCAGAATGATATGAGCATGTTGGATTTTGCCGGTTATGGCGTGGCTATGGGCAACGCTTGTGATGAACTCAAGGCCATGGCCGATGAGATCACGGCTACGAACAATGAAGACGGCATTGCCGTAACGCTGGCCCGTCACTTTGATATTTGA
- a CDS encoding tetratricopeptide repeat protein, producing MGKQFTPAVHEAVELIWCHADAESARRGQAMLQQAAEAGDADAWGLLARTYMGQEAVWENSGLPQIKDGEKVHAYILKSIAGGSAAGVVCAVAQRWFYPTEQEALLAHWESSEAAWEDAKAYTGKEGEPMMSFLVGAAYRYGAEPLLRGQSTHEAPLVRARKALPYLEEAVEGGFAWALDLYKDCVGIISQAERDGALIAKYRKLEDKFCREGVPHAIWSRGEDLYEQQNYEAARSYYEKAAAGLDNARFNLGYMLRHGQGISENPRQALEEYFLPLAEQGHVNSMYQVADIYFWGDFFPRDFAKAYAWCERALGRVTECHGFYAYDVLLPLMCYCKLYGQGTPADEKLAALTIQEEMQREEAAPSLPGYKRALLQYLMAEVYAHGYGGISQDEELAETYRQAATEYGGFKSMLAKMSWARNPIVLYSQTKDEDGPLNGETLRSWQERRTAQADQQRTWRLGFDLPCGRSIGFVHYGEEELRAALDLLKQDCYGILLLDKEHSDSEHLAVGYGLGGYYLQAYLGGRYFCKEVAQQAEALDCLSAWAANEGLQGQDWQADEDAEKKSQWNYYLRLAEKCKQQGDKPGRIVALERAAELGCGHAMNLLGIIHSDDIKEASIWFLNAARTDDADDVVSAWYSLGKLHKENAQGDGAQALHYLEKAAKMGDSAAWLELGICYLKGIGTKKDYEKGVACYEQSIAMGDYEAMLARAHLCVDAEGEWHDLEAAIPCLERVAYEECADNDWQNEGRVMLAKAYLAKDTDAYYEKARSLVRQAAGEGNMEGAFALAHFYKEDGEMIAYRKVLKRAAEDGYEPAQEEVEHMYDTSEWSECL from the coding sequence ATGGGGAAACAATTTACGCCAGCGGTACATGAGGCCGTGGAGTTGATTTGGTGTCATGCTGATGCGGAAAGTGCGCGCCGGGGGCAGGCTATGCTGCAGCAGGCGGCAGAGGCAGGGGATGCAGATGCCTGGGGGCTGCTGGCCCGTACCTATATGGGGCAGGAAGCGGTCTGGGAAAACAGCGGCCTGCCCCAGATAAAAGACGGGGAAAAGGTGCATGCTTATATCCTGAAGAGCATTGCGGGGGGCAGCGCAGCAGGGGTAGTATGCGCGGTGGCTCAGCGCTGGTTTTATCCTACTGAGCAGGAGGCTTTGCTAGCACATTGGGAATCCTCCGAGGCTGCCTGGGAGGATGCCAAGGCCTATACGGGCAAGGAGGGGGAACCCATGATGTCCTTCCTGGTCGGGGCTGCTTATCGCTATGGAGCCGAGCCGCTGCTGCGGGGGCAAAGTACCCATGAGGCCCCGTTGGTGCGGGCCCGTAAGGCCCTGCCTTATTTGGAAGAAGCCGTAGAAGGAGGCTTTGCCTGGGCCCTTGACCTTTATAAGGATTGCGTGGGGATAATCAGCCAGGCCGAGCGGGATGGAGCGCTGATAGCAAAATATCGAAAGCTGGAAGATAAATTCTGCCGGGAGGGCGTCCCCCATGCCATTTGGAGCCGGGGCGAGGATCTTTATGAGCAGCAGAACTATGAAGCGGCCCGTTCTTATTATGAAAAGGCTGCAGCAGGGTTGGATAATGCCCGTTTCAATCTGGGCTATATGCTGCGCCATGGACAGGGGATTTCCGAAAATCCACGGCAGGCATTAGAGGAATATTTCCTGCCGCTGGCGGAGCAGGGACATGTGAATTCTATGTATCAGGTGGCGGATATCTATTTCTGGGGGGATTTCTTCCCCCGGGATTTTGCCAAGGCCTATGCCTGGTGCGAGCGGGCGTTGGGTAGAGTAACGGAATGCCATGGTTTTTATGCATATGATGTCCTGCTGCCCCTGATGTGCTATTGCAAGCTTTATGGGCAGGGCACGCCTGCTGACGAGAAGCTGGCGGCACTGACGATTCAGGAGGAAATGCAGCGGGAGGAAGCTGCGCCATCGCTGCCCGGTTATAAGCGGGCCCTGCTGCAATATCTGATGGCCGAGGTATATGCACATGGTTATGGCGGGATTTCCCAGGATGAAGAACTGGCGGAGACCTATCGGCAGGCGGCCACGGAATACGGGGGCTTCAAGTCCATGCTGGCGAAGATGTCCTGGGCGCGGAATCCCATCGTTCTATACAGTCAGACGAAGGATGAGGACGGCCCTTTGAACGGGGAAACCCTTCGCAGCTGGCAGGAGCGGCGCACGGCGCAGGCGGATCAGCAGCGGACCTGGCGTCTGGGCTTTGATTTGCCCTGTGGGCGGAGCATCGGCTTTGTCCACTATGGAGAAGAGGAATTGCGGGCGGCGCTGGACCTGCTGAAGCAGGATTGCTATGGAATCCTGCTGCTGGACAAGGAGCACTCTGACAGCGAACATCTGGCGGTCGGGTACGGTCTGGGCGGCTATTATCTGCAGGCGTATCTGGGTGGCCGCTATTTCTGCAAAGAAGTGGCGCAACAGGCCGAGGCCTTGGACTGCCTTAGCGCCTGGGCGGCCAACGAGGGCCTGCAGGGGCAGGATTGGCAGGCTGATGAAGATGCTGAGAAGAAGAGCCAATGGAATTATTATTTGCGGCTGGCTGAGAAATGCAAGCAGCAGGGGGATAAGCCGGGGCGGATTGTGGCACTGGAACGGGCGGCGGAATTGGGCTGCGGCCATGCCATGAATCTGCTGGGCATCATCCATAGCGACGATATCAAGGAAGCTTCCATCTGGTTTTTGAATGCGGCGCGGACGGATGATGCCGATGATGTGGTGTCGGCCTGGTATTCCCTGGGCAAATTGCATAAGGAAAATGCCCAGGGCGATGGTGCCCAGGCTCTGCATTATCTGGAGAAAGCCGCCAAAATGGGTGATTCGGCCGCCTGGCTGGAATTGGGCATCTGCTATCTGAAAGGGATCGGCACGAAAAAAGATTATGAAAAGGGCGTGGCCTGCTATGAGCAGAGCATTGCCATGGGGGATTACGAAGCCATGCTGGCAAGAGCCCATCTCTGCGTGGATGCGGAAGGGGAATGGCATGATCTGGAGGCGGCTATCCCCTGCCTGGAACGGGTGGCCTATGAAGAATGTGCAGACAATGACTGGCAGAATGAGGGCCGGGTAATGCTGGCCAAAGCCTATCTGGCCAAGGATACGGATGCTTATTATGAAAAAGCCCGCAGCCTGGTGCGCCAGGCCGCCGGGGAAGGCAATATGGAAGGGGCCTTTGCGCTGGCCCATTTCTACAAGGAAGATGGCGAGATGATCGCCTATCGCAAGGTGCTCAAGCGGGCGGCAGAGGATGGTTACGAGCCGGCCCAGGAAGAAGTGGAACATATGTACGATACCAGTGAGTGGAGTGAATGTCTGTAA
- a CDS encoding DUF1266 domain-containing protein: MEAFSVEAKFLGKQGFFSRFWSRGYEGTIDLQPDDKLTMTGYDQVYESNDVLGFSIYYRDEGLEYLQVSMQGDKDYRFQLYHENAYKFFAWLIWQDARQYGLRTLRENEDNFRAHLERPVLAQLRQWQAEEDKLIRRPQDDLTWEEVDENFRKWICAVSAINNMANGVDVHEFGGMPRFDPMGREYGRQVLRDSWEITTRPELIETIQDMVGDNLLWQLLRTLQNAGWGYLSGLLTLREALNVAYTAGKRLQNVTRSWEGMGKGYLRSYKSYLGYDEGYRKREAAFQQLLEAEDSLYKEVPFDMELVKSW, translated from the coding sequence ATGGAAGCATTTTCCGTTGAGGCAAAGTTTTTGGGCAAACAGGGTTTTTTCAGCCGGTTCTGGAGCAGGGGATATGAAGGAACCATCGATCTGCAGCCGGACGACAAACTGACCATGACCGGCTACGATCAGGTCTATGAGTCCAATGATGTTCTGGGATTCAGTATCTATTACAGGGATGAGGGCTTGGAGTACCTGCAGGTCAGCATGCAGGGAGACAAGGACTATCGTTTCCAGCTCTATCATGAGAATGCGTACAAATTCTTTGCCTGGCTGATCTGGCAGGATGCCCGCCAGTATGGGCTGCGTACCCTGCGAGAGAATGAAGACAATTTCCGTGCCCATCTGGAACGGCCGGTGCTGGCGCAGCTGCGCCAGTGGCAGGCGGAGGAGGACAAGCTTATCCGCCGTCCCCAGGATGATCTGACCTGGGAAGAGGTGGATGAGAATTTCCGCAAATGGATCTGCGCCGTGTCGGCCATCAATAATATGGCCAATGGGGTGGATGTCCATGAATTCGGCGGCATGCCTCGTTTTGACCCCATGGGGCGGGAATATGGCCGGCAGGTCCTGCGGGATTCCTGGGAAATCACCACGCGGCCGGAATTGATTGAGACGATTCAGGATATGGTGGGGGACAATCTCCTTTGGCAGCTGTTGCGCACATTGCAGAATGCCGGCTGGGGCTATCTTTCCGGCCTGCTCACCCTGCGGGAAGCGCTGAATGTGGCCTATACCGCCGGCAAGCGCCTGCAGAATGTCACCCGCAGCTGGGAAGGCATGGGGAAAGGCTATTTGCGTTCCTATAAGTCTTATCTGGGTTACGACGAGGGCTACAGAAAGCGGGAGGCCGCTTTCCAACAGCTGCTGGAAGCGGAGGACAGCCTTTACAAGGAGGTTCCCTTCGATATGGAACTGGTCAAGAGCTGGTAA
- the rsmH gene encoding 16S rRNA (cytosine(1402)-N(4))-methyltransferase RsmH: MEEKQHKRRIHYSGKYPRHFAEKYKELNPEKYGEEVAHVIAKGNTPAGMHIPIMVEEILDVLAIQPGEQGFDGTLGYGGHTMAMLAKLEGRGRLYSGDIDPIESKKTEARIREKGFGEEIWQLRNMNFCEIDKLAAEVGGFDFVLADLGVSSMQIDNPERGFTFKSDGPLDLRLNPEAGITAAERLADISKEELTGMLRENADEPYAAEIARQITRRRWPIKTTKELYEEVAKAMAKVELPPEVKEKVGYSTKKQALAREELTKKSSARVFQALRIDINHEYEVLYEFMEKLPEALRSGGRAAILTFHSGEDRIVKKAFKAFHQQGVYQDIAQEVIRPTKEECYRNSRAHSTKLRWAIKA, translated from the coding sequence ATGGAAGAGAAACAGCATAAGCGCCGCATCCATTACAGCGGCAAATATCCCCGGCATTTTGCGGAGAAGTACAAGGAGCTGAACCCGGAAAAATACGGGGAGGAAGTGGCCCATGTCATCGCCAAGGGCAATACTCCGGCGGGGATGCATATCCCCATCATGGTAGAGGAGATACTGGACGTCCTCGCTATTCAGCCCGGTGAGCAAGGCTTTGACGGCACTCTGGGCTATGGAGGCCATACTATGGCCATGCTGGCGAAGCTGGAGGGCCGTGGCCGCCTCTACAGCGGGGACATCGATCCCATTGAGTCCAAGAAGACCGAGGCACGGATTCGGGAGAAGGGCTTTGGCGAAGAGATCTGGCAGCTGCGGAATATGAATTTCTGCGAGATTGACAAATTGGCGGCCGAGGTGGGCGGCTTTGATTTCGTGCTGGCTGACCTGGGCGTGTCCTCCATGCAGATTGATAATCCCGAAAGAGGCTTTACCTTCAAGAGTGACGGCCCTTTGGATCTGCGGCTGAATCCTGAAGCCGGAATCACGGCGGCAGAAAGGCTGGCGGATATTTCCAAGGAAGAACTCACAGGCATGCTGCGGGAAAATGCGGACGAACCCTATGCCGCTGAGATTGCCCGCCAGATCACCCGCCGCCGCTGGCCCATCAAGACCACCAAGGAGCTTTATGAAGAAGTGGCCAAGGCAATGGCGAAAGTGGAACTGCCCCCGGAGGTCAAGGAAAAGGTCGGCTACAGCACCAAGAAGCAGGCTTTGGCCAGGGAAGAGCTCACGAAAAAAAGCAGTGCCCGGGTGTTCCAGGCACTGCGCATTGACATCAACCACGAATATGAAGTTCTCTATGAGTTTATGGAGAAATTGCCGGAAGCCTTGCGTTCCGGCGGCCGGGCTGCCATCCTGACCTTCCATTCCGGCGAGGATCGGATTGTCAAGAAGGCCTTCAAGGCCTTCCACCAGCAGGGCGTTTATCAGGATATCGCCCAGGAGGTCATCCGTCCGACAAAAGAGGAATGTTATCGCAATAGCCGGGCCCATTCCACCAAACTGCGCTGGGCCATCAAGGCTTGA
- a CDS encoding EAL domain-containing protein: MRYFIRTIMLVIITAISFLPPCAGAEFLRQNLRVGFDDTAGNFWQGSRLLYHGAAYELTEYMGTYMNVRFSYTRGSLNDNLLRLHSGSLDFVYLPENGQPTFPSKGPTDLPAHTIFIPLGQGFGWLLADEYRTDLKERAQQAMQEIKDINPLFPSSLLEKYHVKGHALNLTPEEKAYLAAHPVIRTMVSPRQPPYTYFQDGEAQGVIADISKRLENDLGIKLEIIPEETQHTMMQHLTDGDIDVVLDFYTDHNWAKAHNAILTFPYLTLNYVSVMRKDATLPEVPTVACARPHFYTHDFIERIFPPEQLRYYADVADCMAAVNRGEADMTFVKSITAQSDIYRGSYYNLYTNGNVVFSHKVSMAISENADPMLLKILNKEVAHIDPQDITSIVNSQVYSVQANDTLKSFIYRNPFMSLCLLGGVLMLIIIGLLYCMQLRRSYTAELWHQANVVAGVGLYNLQWFTRELPNAIAYYQEARKNGELFVLVISAQRMAFLKEFYGPRLFADSIKLSLSEVTQKLPWILRYGLSAEITHVYMLCRKPPGLTLRQAAEQVEKAARIIPINGVPTSFTYHIGLCPVPRQEDTDASLLMDNAMMARNEIIGKNQTIGIFNSVMHDELMKHQQMELYMEKALAAGEFLIHLQAKYDLNTREICGAEALVRWQSPELGFLGPNHFIGLFERNGFALKLDYYVLEQVCQLLTERLKQKLPVVPISVNQTGMHISERGYLANMQAIAERYKLPRKLVELELTETAFIDFATKTENENALQITRRLKSMGFALSMDDFCTGYSSIAMLRNLPMDIMKIDRSMLISAEQSERSLTILKQVIKLGQSLNMRVLVEGIETEAQERLLQAAGCHIGQGFLFAHPVPVEQFFAKLDQTVKP, encoded by the coding sequence ATGCGTTACTTTATACGGACAATCATGCTGGTCATCATTACAGCCATAAGTTTCCTGCCCCCCTGTGCGGGGGCAGAATTCCTGCGCCAAAATCTGCGGGTGGGCTTTGATGATACTGCCGGCAATTTCTGGCAGGGAAGCAGGCTGCTCTACCACGGCGCGGCCTATGAACTCACGGAATATATGGGCACCTATATGAATGTCCGCTTCAGCTATACCCGTGGCTCCCTTAACGATAATCTCTTACGCCTGCATAGCGGCAGCCTGGATTTTGTCTATCTGCCTGAAAATGGGCAGCCCACCTTCCCCAGCAAAGGCCCCACTGACCTTCCCGCCCATACGATCTTCATTCCTTTGGGTCAGGGCTTTGGCTGGCTGCTGGCTGACGAATATCGGACGGATTTAAAGGAACGCGCCCAGCAGGCCATGCAGGAAATCAAAGACATCAATCCTCTTTTCCCCAGCAGTCTGCTGGAAAAATATCATGTAAAAGGTCACGCACTCAATCTCACACCGGAGGAAAAAGCCTACTTGGCCGCCCACCCGGTTATCCGGACCATGGTTTCCCCCCGCCAGCCCCCCTATACTTATTTCCAGGACGGCGAAGCGCAGGGGGTTATTGCGGATATCAGCAAACGGTTGGAAAACGATCTGGGCATCAAGCTGGAAATCATCCCGGAGGAAACCCAGCACACCATGATGCAGCATCTCACCGATGGCGACATTGATGTGGTACTGGATTTCTACACCGACCATAACTGGGCCAAGGCACATAATGCGATCCTGACATTTCCCTATCTGACCTTGAATTATGTCTCCGTCATGCGCAAGGATGCCACCCTGCCTGAGGTTCCGACTGTAGCCTGCGCCCGCCCCCATTTCTACACCCACGATTTCATTGAACGGATCTTCCCGCCGGAACAGCTGCGCTATTATGCCGATGTGGCCGACTGCATGGCTGCAGTCAACCGCGGCGAAGCGGATATGACCTTCGTCAAGTCCATCACCGCCCAAAGCGACATCTACCGGGGCAGCTATTACAATCTCTATACCAATGGCAACGTGGTCTTCAGCCACAAAGTATCCATGGCGATCAGCGAAAATGCCGATCCTATGCTCCTCAAGATCCTCAATAAGGAAGTTGCCCATATCGATCCACAGGATATCACCAGCATCGTCAACAGTCAGGTCTACAGCGTCCAGGCAAATGATACCCTGAAATCCTTTATCTATCGCAATCCCTTTATGTCCCTTTGCCTGTTGGGCGGCGTGCTGATGCTTATCATCATCGGCCTGCTCTACTGCATGCAGCTGCGGCGTAGTTACACTGCCGAACTCTGGCATCAGGCCAATGTAGTAGCAGGTGTAGGGCTCTACAATCTGCAATGGTTTACCAGGGAACTGCCCAATGCCATCGCCTACTATCAGGAAGCCCGCAAGAACGGGGAATTGTTCGTATTGGTCATCTCTGCCCAGCGCATGGCCTTCCTAAAGGAATTCTATGGCCCCCGCCTCTTTGCCGACTCCATCAAGCTGAGTCTGTCCGAGGTAACCCAGAAGCTGCCCTGGATCCTGCGCTATGGCCTGTCAGCCGAAATCACCCACGTCTATATGCTCTGCCGCAAGCCGCCGGGGCTTACCCTGCGGCAGGCTGCCGAACAGGTGGAAAAAGCCGCCCGCATCATCCCCATCAACGGGGTGCCAACCAGCTTTACCTATCACATCGGCCTCTGTCCTGTTCCCCGCCAAGAAGATACAGATGCCAGCCTGCTCATGGATAACGCCATGATGGCCCGCAACGAGATCATCGGCAAAAACCAGACCATCGGCATTTTCAATTCCGTGATGCACGATGAGCTTATGAAGCATCAGCAAATGGAACTGTACATGGAAAAGGCACTGGCCGCCGGAGAATTTCTGATTCATCTACAGGCCAAGTACGACCTGAATACCCGGGAAATCTGCGGCGCTGAGGCGCTAGTGCGCTGGCAGAGTCCGGAACTGGGCTTTTTAGGCCCCAACCATTTCATCGGACTCTTTGAACGCAATGGCTTTGCTCTGAAGCTGGACTATTATGTACTGGAACAGGTCTGCCAGCTGCTGACCGAAAGGTTGAAGCAAAAACTGCCTGTGGTTCCCATATCGGTCAATCAGACCGGGATGCATATCTCCGAACGGGGCTATCTGGCCAATATGCAGGCCATTGCCGAACGCTATAAGCTGCCCCGCAAGCTGGTGGAATTGGAGTTGACAGAAACAGCCTTTATCGACTTTGCCACCAAAACGGAAAACGAAAACGCCTTGCAGATCACAAGGCGCTTGAAAAGTATGGGCTTTGCCCTCTCTATGGATGATTTTTGTACTGGCTATTCCTCTATTGCCATGCTCAGGAATCTGCCCATGGATATCATGAAGATCGACCGCAGCATGCTGATCTCCGCCGAGCAAAGCGAACGCAGCCTGACCATCCTCAAACAGGTGATCAAGCTCGGGCAGAGCCTCAATATGCGGGTATTGGTAGAAGGCATTGAAACAGAAGCCCAGGAACGGCTCCTGCAGGCAGCCGGCTGCCATATCGGTCAAGGGTTCCTCTTTGCCCATCCCGTACCCGTGGAGCAGTTCTTTGCCAAACTGGATCAGACGGTCAAGCCTTGA
- the sufC gene encoding Fe-S cluster assembly ATPase SufC has product MAEQLLEIKDLHVGVEDKEILKGLSLSVGKGEVHVILGPNGSGKSTLMNIIMGHPKYTVTSGSMKFEGEDMKEMKTFQRSRKGLFLSFQTPEEIPGITVENMLRTAKQVITGEKVKLLPFRKELKATMQELKMNPEYAQRYLNVGFSGGEKKRTEILQLLMLNPKLALLDETDSGLDVDAVQIVSEGVAKFHNEENSCLIITHNTRILEHLKVDKVHVLMNGQIVEEGGPELIEDINRRGFTHILAEQEG; this is encoded by the coding sequence ATGGCAGAGCAGCTTTTGGAAATCAAGGACCTCCATGTCGGTGTGGAGGATAAGGAGATTTTGAAGGGGCTTTCCCTGTCCGTGGGCAAGGGGGAAGTTCATGTTATCTTAGGGCCTAATGGCTCGGGCAAGTCCACACTCATGAACATCATCATGGGGCATCCCAAGTATACGGTGACCAGTGGTTCCATGAAATTTGAAGGCGAGGATATGAAGGAGATGAAGACCTTCCAGCGCAGCCGCAAGGGGCTGTTCCTGTCCTTCCAGACGCCGGAGGAGATTCCGGGGATCACGGTGGAGAATATGCTGCGCACGGCCAAGCAGGTCATCACCGGCGAGAAAGTGAAGCTGCTGCCCTTCCGCAAGGAACTCAAGGCCACCATGCAGGAGCTCAAGATGAATCCGGAATATGCCCAGCGCTATTTGAATGTTGGTTTTTCCGGTGGTGAAAAGAAGCGTACGGAAATCCTGCAGCTGCTGATGCTGAATCCGAAGCTGGCCCTGTTGGACGAGACGGATTCCGGTCTGGATGTGGATGCGGTGCAGATCGTATCGGAAGGCGTGGCCAAGTTCCACAATGAAGAGAACAGCTGCCTCATCATCACCCATAACACCCGCATACTGGAACATCTCAAGGTGGATAAGGTGCATGTGCTCATGAATGGCCAGATTGTGGAAGAGGGCGGCCCGGAACTGATTGAAGACATCAATCGCCGCGGCTTCACCCATATTCTGGCAGAGCAGGAAGGTTGA